From the Paenibacillus sp. R14(2021) genome, the window CGGCCAAGATTATCATTTTATAACCCAGGAGCTGTACGAACAGCTCGACCGCACGGGCGATTTCATCGAAAGCGTCGTCATCAACGGCAACCGCTATGGGCTTCGCGGCAAGGATATCGAGCAGAGCCTGCGGCAGGGAGGCAGCATCTACCTCATTCTCAATCCCGAAGGTGCGCACCTGCTCAAGGAACTGTACGGCGACCAGGTCGTCCGGCTGTTTATCTATGCGGACCGGCGAACCGTTCAGGAGCGCCAGCAGGAAGCGGGTATCGATGCGGATATCGTGAGATCCAATATGGGTCAGTATGAAACCGCGATCGCTTATCAGCAGCACTGCGAGCACGCTTTCGAGAATTACGATCTCGCGCATACAGTGTTCGATATCTCAAACACGCTGGAGAATTATCTGCAGCGGAATTTGGTAGAAC encodes:
- a CDS encoding guanylate kinase; translation: MSEGSDRKLIFIFTGPDGSGRKTVADSVGTTLGISKVISYATRRPRPGEANGQDYHFITQELYEQLDRTGDFIESVVINGNRYGLRGKDIEQSLRQGGSIYLILNPEGAHLLKELYGDQVVRLFIYADRRTVQERQQEAGIDADIVRSNMGQYETAIAYQQHCEHAFENYDLAHTVFDISNTLENYLQRNLVERD